In the genome of Polaribacter atrinae, one region contains:
- a CDS encoding NAD(P)/FAD-dependent oxidoreductase, whose translation MKVDYIIVGLGLAGLAFAEELIAAKKTFIVFEDDSQTSSLVAGGVYNPVILKRFTPVWNAKEQLDIALPFYKRIEEKLNIIIDQKFVIKKSFKSVEDQNNWFGALDKPKLTDYLDPKLDTNSYHGVLADFSFGNVNETGRIDTEKLIQAYRAYLESENLIRFEQFKHKELNIEEESLTYKDLKASKIVFCEGFGVVENPYFNYLPINEAKGELLTIHAPELNIDFLLKSTLFVMPLGDHTYKVGATFNWTDKTSDPSEEGKEELVEKLKKVLNVPYTIVSQSAGIRPTVSGRRPLVGIHPDYAQLIVLNGLGTRGVMIAPTVAKNLFNHIYNDESLDEEIDIIRFKHLKDKR comes from the coding sequence ATGAAAGTAGATTACATAATAGTAGGTTTAGGATTAGCAGGTTTGGCTTTTGCAGAAGAATTAATTGCTGCAAAAAAAACGTTTATAGTTTTTGAAGACGATTCTCAAACTTCGTCCTTAGTTGCTGGTGGTGTTTACAATCCAGTAATTTTAAAACGTTTTACACCAGTTTGGAATGCTAAAGAACAATTAGATATTGCTTTGCCTTTTTATAAAAGGATAGAAGAAAAACTAAATATAATTATAGACCAAAAATTTGTAATCAAGAAATCTTTTAAATCAGTAGAAGATCAAAACAATTGGTTTGGAGCTTTAGATAAACCAAAATTAACTGATTATTTAGATCCTAAATTAGATACCAATTCTTATCACGGAGTTTTAGCCGATTTCAGTTTTGGTAATGTAAATGAAACAGGAAGAATCGATACTGAAAAGTTAATACAAGCCTATAGAGCCTATTTAGAATCAGAGAATTTAATTCGCTTTGAACAATTTAAACATAAAGAATTAAATATTGAAGAAGAATCTCTAACATATAAAGACCTTAAAGCCTCTAAAATTGTTTTTTGTGAAGGTTTTGGAGTTGTAGAAAACCCTTACTTTAATTATTTACCAATAAATGAAGCAAAAGGAGAACTATTAACCATACATGCTCCAGAATTAAATATCGACTTTTTATTAAAGTCTACACTTTTTGTAATGCCTTTGGGAGACCATACATATAAAGTAGGAGCAACGTTTAACTGGACAGACAAAACATCGGATCCTTCAGAGGAAGGAAAAGAAGAATTGGTAGAAAAGTTAAAGAAAGTACTTAATGTTCCTTATACCATTGTTTCTCAATCAGCAGGAATAAGACCTACGGTTTCAGGCAGAAGACCTTTGGTTGGTATTCATCCAGATTATGCACAATTAATTGTTTTAAATGGATTAGGAACACGAGGAGTAATGATTGCACCTACGGTTGCTAAAAATCTATTCAACCATATTTATAATGATGAATCTTTAGACGAAGAAATAGATATTATTCGTTTTAAGCACTTGAAGGATAAAAGGTAG
- a CDS encoding DUF983 domain-containing protein translates to MQKYTNLRSIMLKKGTKLYSIFKAKCPRCHEGEFFTHKFTFNPNKVTKLHDNCPNCNLKYMMEPSFFYGAMYVNYGLTVALSVATFVISTLIFSLSLLQCFAAIVIALLILAPFNLRLSRIIWINMFVHFDKKFKKKQS, encoded by the coding sequence TTGCAAAAGTATACAAATTTAAGGTCTATTATGTTGAAAAAGGGAACCAAGTTATATAGTATTTTTAAAGCTAAGTGTCCGAGATGTCATGAAGGCGAATTCTTTACACATAAATTTACTTTTAACCCTAATAAAGTAACCAAGTTACATGACAATTGTCCGAACTGTAATTTAAAATATATGATGGAACCTTCTTTCTTTTACGGAGCTATGTATGTTAATTATGGTTTAACTGTTGCTCTTTCTGTTGCTACATTTGTAATAAGCACTTTAATTTTTAGCTTGAGTCTTTTACAATGTTTTGCGGCAATTGTAATAGCATTGTTAATATTAGCACCTTTTAATTTACGCTTATCTAGAATAATTTGGATAAATATGTTTGTCCATTTTGATAAAAAATTCAAGAAAAAACAATCATAA
- a CDS encoding ABC-F family ATP-binding cassette domain-containing protein → MLNVHNLSVSFMGTDLFSGITFKLNKGDRIGLIGKNGAGKSTLLKVLSKDIETSGGTMAFDKDIRMGFLRQDIDFVEGRTILEEAYQAFVEIKEIEVKLDEINEQLATRTDYESEGYTELIHDLTDNTERYELLGGYNYQGDTEKILQGLGFQREDFDKKTDTFSGGWRMRIELAKLLLQNNDILLLDEPTNHLDIESIIWLENFLKGYSGAIVLVSHDKMFLDNVTNRTIEISLGQIYDYKKPYSEFLVLRAEIKEKQLQAQKNQEKEIKQKQHLINKFKAKASKASMAQSLMKQLDKVELIEVDQDDNQAMNVKFAISKEPGKIIVEAEKLCKSYGDKHVLEDVDLLIEKNSKIAFVGQNGQGKSTLAKMMVGEIPFEGYLKLGHNVEVGYFAQNQSEELPPEKTVLEIMEDAATDTNRMRVRDMLGSFLFGGDAVDKKAKVLSGGERNRLALCKLLLQPFNVLIMDEPTNHLDIASKTVLKEALRNFNGTLIVVSHDRDFLQGLTETVYGFKDKEIKEYLGDIDYFLEQHKIENLREAEKRTVVKVDKDTSKKESHQLSRDQEKQLKKLKNKLSNIETEISDLEKEIAKIDLELAQNYDEVSARPNFFEKYKAKKAKLDTVMENWEKIEAEVSNF, encoded by the coding sequence ATGCTAAACGTACACAACTTGTCAGTTTCTTTTATGGGAACTGATTTATTTTCAGGAATTACTTTCAAATTAAATAAAGGAGATAGAATTGGTCTTATCGGAAAAAATGGAGCAGGGAAATCTACGCTTTTAAAAGTGCTTTCTAAAGATATAGAAACAAGTGGTGGTACCATGGCTTTTGATAAAGATATTAGAATGGGGTTTTTAAGACAAGATATAGATTTTGTTGAAGGAAGAACTATTTTAGAAGAAGCATACCAGGCGTTTGTTGAAATTAAAGAAATTGAGGTAAAACTTGATGAAATTAATGAGCAACTTGCTACTAGAACCGATTATGAAAGTGAAGGGTACACAGAATTGATTCATGATTTAACGGATAATACAGAACGTTATGAGTTGCTTGGTGGGTATAATTACCAAGGTGATACCGAAAAGATTTTACAAGGTTTAGGTTTTCAGAGAGAAGATTTTGATAAAAAAACAGATACTTTTTCTGGAGGTTGGAGAATGCGTATAGAATTGGCAAAATTACTTTTACAAAATAATGATATTTTGTTATTAGATGAGCCAACAAATCACTTAGATATTGAATCTATTATTTGGTTAGAGAATTTCTTAAAAGGATATTCTGGTGCTATTGTATTGGTATCGCATGATAAAATGTTTTTAGATAATGTAACCAATAGAACTATAGAAATTTCTTTAGGTCAGATTTACGATTATAAAAAACCATATTCTGAATTCTTGGTATTAAGAGCAGAAATTAAAGAAAAGCAATTACAGGCACAGAAAAACCAAGAGAAAGAAATAAAACAAAAGCAACACTTAATTAATAAATTTAAAGCAAAAGCTAGTAAGGCTTCTATGGCGCAATCCTTAATGAAACAACTTGATAAAGTTGAGTTAATTGAGGTTGACCAAGATGATAACCAAGCAATGAATGTTAAGTTTGCTATTTCTAAAGAACCTGGTAAAATTATTGTTGAAGCAGAAAAACTTTGTAAAAGTTATGGAGATAAACATGTTTTAGAAGACGTAGATTTATTAATAGAAAAAAACAGTAAAATTGCTTTTGTTGGTCAAAACGGACAAGGAAAATCTACTTTGGCAAAAATGATGGTAGGTGAAATTCCGTTTGAAGGATATTTAAAACTTGGTCATAATGTAGAAGTTGGATATTTTGCTCAGAATCAATCTGAGGAATTACCGCCAGAAAAAACGGTATTGGAGATAATGGAAGATGCTGCTACTGATACTAACAGAATGCGCGTTAGAGATATGTTAGGTTCTTTCTTATTTGGTGGAGATGCTGTAGATAAAAAAGCAAAAGTACTTTCTGGAGGGGAAAGAAATAGATTGGCATTATGTAAATTATTATTACAACCATTTAATGTTTTAATAATGGATGAGCCAACAAATCACTTAGATATTGCCTCTAAAACAGTGTTAAAAGAAGCTTTAAGGAATTTTAATGGAACCTTAATTGTAGTATCTCACGATAGAGATTTTTTACAAGGATTAACAGAAACTGTTTATGGGTTTAAAGACAAAGAAATTAAAGAATATTTAGGAGATATAGATTATTTCTTAGAGCAGCATAAAATAGAAAACCTTAGAGAAGCAGAAAAAAGAACGGTTGTAAAAGTTGATAAGGATACTTCTAAAAAAGAATCTCATCAATTATCTAGAGATCAAGAAAAGCAATTAAAGAAGTTAAAGAATAAATTGTCTAATATAGAAACTGAAATATCAGATTTAGAAAAAGAAATTGCAAAAATAGATTTAGAACTAGCACAGAATTATGATGAAGTTTCTGCTAGACCAAATTTCTTTGAAAAATACAAAGCTAAAAAAGCTAAATTAGATACCGTAATGGAAAACTGGGAAAAAATAGAAGCAGAAGTTTCTAATTTCTAG